Proteins found in one Pelmatolapia mariae isolate MD_Pm_ZW linkage group LG7, Pm_UMD_F_2, whole genome shotgun sequence genomic segment:
- the LOC134630509 gene encoding uncharacterized protein LOC134630509, with the protein MTRPAFDPADSDLFERQEAALSIWTEKLKGKQRLFAEQEHLFEGTRLALGGPRRRRVPPPAASPAACSTPVSSTACSTPVSSTACSTPSIVQSSPVQSVVQSSPVVQPPSVLQSPVVQSPSVLQSPVLQSPPVLQSPVLQSPPVQSVQSPPVAQCPAPQLPPVTQSPVLQPVQSVQSVVQHPVIQSSVLSPSVVHSPVQFPDLQPQHPEPAVSSPAPQPGVSAPAGPAAPQPGVSAPAGPAAPQPGPEASAPPGPACLQPEASAPPGPACLQPEASAPPGPACLQPEASAPADSAGVALPSAATSPGPASASAAATSPGPASASAAATSPGPASAAATSPGPASTSASASPGPASASASDSPSAWASDSPSAWAPDSPSAWAPDSPSAWAPDSPSAWAPDSPSASPGLLIRLLPGLLIRLLPGLLIRLLPRLARPRPRLLPRLLPRLLPRLARPRPRLHPLLRLAAAVIASVVAHRTSSAAAVFLAAAHRTSSAAAAVFLAAAHRTDFSVAAFLAAAHLNCPGSATGRVAAHLNCPGSATGRVAAHLNCPGSATGRVGDHLSCFCFGLHPSVLGPLRPPCSGFSFFWPSGAGL; encoded by the exons ATGACACGACCCGCTTTTGACCCAGCGGACTCGGACCTTTTTGAGCGGCAGGAGGCAGCGCTCTCCATTTGGACGGAGAAGCTCAAGGGGAAACAGCGGCTCTTCGCGGAGCAAGAGCACCTCTTCGAGGGAACTCGCCTGGCTCTGGGCGGGCCTCGGAGACGCCGCGTTCCCCCACCTGCTGCCTCACCTGCAGCCtgctccactccagtcagtaGTACAGCCtgctccactccagtcagtaGTACAGCCtgctccactcca TCTATTGTCCAGTCCTCTCCTGTCCAGTCTGTTGTCCAGTCCTctcctgtagttcagcctccctCTGTCCTCCAGTCTCCCGTAGTTCAGTCTCCTTCTGTCCTCCAGTCCCCCGTTCTCCAGTCgcctcctgtcctccagtccccCGTTCTCCAGTCGCCTcctgtccagtcagtccagtcGCCCCCCGTAGCTCAGTGCCCTGCTCCCCAGTTGCCTCCTGTCACCCAGTCACCTGTCCTCCAGCCTGTCCAGTCAGTTCAGTCTGTCGTCCAGCATCCTGTTATTCAGTCATCCGTTCTCTCACCGTCTGTAGTCCACTCTCCTGTTCAGTTCCCAGACCTGCAGCCACAGCATCCAGAGCCAGCTGTGAGCTCTCCCGCACCTCAGCCAGGTGTTTCCgcacccgctggcccggccgcacctcagccaggggtttccgcacccgctggcccggccgcacctcagccaggg ccagagGCTTCCGCGCCTCCTGGCcctgcctgtctccagccagagGCTTCCGCGCCTCCTGGCcctgcctgtctccagccagagGCTTCCGCGCCTCCTGGCcctgcctgtctccagccagagGCTTCCGCGCCTGCTGACTCTGCAGGTGTTGCTTTGCCGTCTGCTGCtacgtcgcctggtccggcctcggcctctgctgctgctacgtcgcctggtccggcctcggcctctgctgctgctacgtcgcctggtccggcctccgctGCTGCtacgtcgcctggtccggcctccacTTCAGCTTctgcgtcgcctggtccggcctccgctTCAGCTTCTGATTCGCCTTCTGCCTGGGCTTCTGATTCGCCTTCTGCCTGGGCTCCTGATTCGCCTTCTGCCTGGGCTCCTGATTCGCCTTCTGCCTGGGCTCCTGATTCGCCTTCTGCCTGGGCTCCTGATTCGCCTTCTGCCTCGCCTGGGCTCCTGATTCGCCTTCTGCCTGGGCTCCTGATTCGCCTTCTGCCTGGGCTCCTGATTCGCCTTCTGcctcgcctggcccggcctcggcCTCGCCTTCTGCCTCGCCTTCTGCCTCGCCTTCTGcctcgcctggcccggcctcggcCTCGGCTTCATCCTCTCCTTCGCCTGGCCGCCGCCGTCATCGCCAGCGTGGTCGCCCACCGGACCTCCTCAGCGGCCGCCGtcttcctcgcggccgcccaccggACCTCCTCAGcggccgccgccgtcttcctcgcggccgcccaccggACCGACTTCAGCGTCGCCGCcttcctcgcggccgcccacctGAACTGTCCGGGCTCAGCCACTGGCCGCGTGGCCGCCCACCTGAACTGTCCGGGCTCAGCCACTGGCCGCGTGGCCGCCCACCTGAACTGTCCGGGCTCAGCCACTGGCCGTGTGGGCGACCACCTGAGCTGTTTTTGTTTCGGCCTCCATCCCTCCGTCCTGGGCCCCCTCCGCCCTCCCTGTTCTGGTTTTTCGTTCTTTTGGCCGTCGGGTGCCGGCCTTTga